A single region of the Hyphomicrobiales bacterium genome encodes:
- the nuoJ gene encoding NADH-quinone oxidoreductase subunit J, with the protein MTGQAFFFYLFAGVCIASAFMVIASRNPVHAVLFLILAFVNAAGLFMLMGAEFLALILVVVYVGAVAVLFLFVVMMLDVDFAELREGFLSYMPIGALIGVIFLVELILVVGLFTVDPASVKPAVVATATDVSNIQAIGQVLYTRYFFFFQAAGFILLVAMVGAIVLTLRHKPNIKRQDVAAQVARNKATAMEVRKVPSRQGV; encoded by the coding sequence ATGACGGGGCAAGCTTTCTTCTTCTATCTCTTCGCCGGGGTGTGCATCGCCTCCGCCTTCATGGTGATTGCATCGCGCAATCCCGTGCATGCGGTGCTGTTCCTCATCCTGGCCTTCGTCAACGCCGCCGGGCTCTTCATGCTGATGGGCGCGGAATTCCTGGCGCTGATCCTGGTGGTCGTCTATGTCGGCGCGGTCGCGGTGCTCTTCCTCTTCGTGGTCATGATGCTGGACGTTGACTTCGCTGAATTACGCGAGGGCTTCCTGAGCTACATGCCGATCGGGGCGCTCATCGGGGTCATCTTCCTCGTTGAGCTCATCCTCGTGGTTGGCCTCTTCACGGTCGATCCGGCCAGCGTCAAGCCGGCGGTGGTCGCGACAGCCACGGACGTGTCCAACATCCAGGCCATCGGCCAGGTGCTCTACACGCGCTACTTCTTCTTCTTCCAGGCGGCGGGCTTCATCCTGCTGGTCGCCATGGTCGGCGCCATCGTGCTGACGCTCCGCCACAAGCCGAACATCAAGCGCCAGGACGTCGCCGCCCAGGTGGCCCGCAACAAGGCCACCGCCATGGAAGTTCGCAAGGTGCCGTCGCGGCAGGGCGTATAA
- the birA gene encoding Biotin--(acetyl-CoA-carboxylase) ligase, which produces MAFSLGQAARDSGFGVAAFESLGSTNAEAMAMGKAGLTQPTWVVARHQTAGRGRRGNVWANVSGNLAASLVMVTAVTPAVAATLGFVAGIALTDAVARIAPYFDSGSAGERRLLLKWPNDVLGDGAKLVGILLESEQLADGRRVVVIGIGVNVAIVPDGLPYKAASLSSLGAAVTAEDVFTALTDSWVDAVALWDEGRGIGAIRGRWLKRAAGLGAEVAVHIGREIVRGTFETIDDSGQLVIRKAEGGTVAVAAGDVYFGVAATAKV; this is translated from the coding sequence ATGGCGTTCAGCCTCGGGCAGGCGGCCCGCGATTCGGGCTTCGGAGTGGCCGCGTTCGAGAGCCTCGGCTCGACCAACGCCGAGGCGATGGCGATGGGCAAGGCCGGGCTGACGCAACCCACCTGGGTCGTCGCCCGGCATCAGACTGCGGGGCGCGGCCGGCGCGGCAATGTCTGGGCGAATGTTTCCGGCAACCTGGCTGCCTCGCTCGTCATGGTCACCGCGGTGACGCCGGCAGTGGCGGCGACGCTCGGCTTCGTCGCCGGGATCGCGCTGACGGATGCAGTCGCCCGTATCGCGCCCTATTTCGACAGCGGTTCAGCAGGCGAGCGGCGCCTGCTCCTGAAATGGCCCAACGACGTGCTCGGCGATGGCGCCAAGCTGGTGGGCATCCTTCTTGAAAGCGAGCAGCTCGCCGACGGGCGCCGGGTCGTGGTCATCGGCATCGGCGTCAATGTCGCGATAGTCCCCGATGGCCTGCCCTATAAGGCGGCGTCCCTATCATCGCTGGGAGCGGCGGTGACGGCTGAAGACGTGTTTACCGCGCTGACGGACAGTTGGGTCGATGCTGTGGCGCTGTGGGACGAGGGCAGGGGCATTGGGGCCATCCGCGGCCGCTGGCTGAAGCGCGCGGCAGGCCTTGGGGCCGAGGTAGCGGTGCATATCGGGCGAGAAATCGTGCGCGGCACCTTTGAAACCATCGACGACTCAGGCCAACTCGTCATACGAAAGGCAGAGGGGGGCACGGTGGCGGTAGCTGCCGGTGATGTCTATTTCGGTGTCGCGGCCACAGCCAAAGTGTAA
- the nuoH gene encoding NADH-quinone oxidoreductase subunit H, with protein sequence MDLLLTIALIVGKSLLLLVALLIFIAYILLADRKVWAAVQLRRGPNVVGPFGLFQSFADLLKFVFKEPVVPAGSDKALFLLAPLLTCALSLAGWAVIPVAEGWAIADLNLGVLYVLAISSLGVYGIIIGGWASNSKYPFLSALRSAAQMVSYEVSIGFVIITVLLCVGSLNLTAIVQAQETRGLATMLGVPWLSFLNWFWLPLLPMLVIFFISALAETNRPPFDLAEAESELVAGFMVEYSSTPYLLFMLGEYVSIVLMCAMTTILFFGGWSPPIALPPFTWVPGIIWFILKVCLVFFMFAMVKAFVPRYRYDQLMRLGWKVFLPISLAMVVIVAAVLQLTGWVPTP encoded by the coding sequence ATGGACCTTCTCCTCACGATCGCGCTCATCGTCGGCAAGAGCCTGCTGCTGCTCGTCGCGCTCCTGATCTTCATCGCCTATATCCTGCTGGCCGACCGCAAGGTCTGGGCGGCGGTGCAGCTGCGTCGCGGGCCGAACGTCGTCGGTCCGTTCGGCCTCTTCCAGTCCTTCGCCGATCTCCTGAAATTCGTCTTCAAGGAGCCGGTGGTTCCGGCGGGCTCCGACAAGGCGCTCTTCCTGCTCGCCCCGCTTCTGACCTGCGCGCTGTCGCTCGCGGGCTGGGCCGTCATCCCGGTGGCCGAGGGGTGGGCGATCGCCGATCTCAACCTCGGCGTGCTCTATGTGCTCGCCATCTCGTCGCTCGGCGTCTATGGCATCATCATCGGTGGCTGGGCCTCGAACTCCAAGTATCCCTTCCTGTCGGCGCTCCGTTCCGCGGCCCAGATGGTAAGCTACGAAGTCTCCATCGGCTTCGTCATCATCACCGTCCTGCTGTGCGTCGGCTCGCTCAACCTCACCGCCATCGTGCAGGCGCAGGAGACGCGTGGCCTCGCGACGATGCTCGGCGTGCCGTGGCTCTCGTTCCTCAACTGGTTCTGGCTGCCACTGCTGCCGATGCTGGTGATCTTCTTCATCTCGGCACTCGCGGAGACGAACCGCCCGCCCTTCGATCTCGCGGAAGCGGAATCGGAGCTCGTGGCCGGCTTCATGGTCGAATATTCCTCGACGCCGTATCTCCTCTTCATGCTCGGCGAATATGTGTCGATCGTGCTGATGTGCGCGATGACGACCATCCTGTTCTTCGGGGGCTGGTCGCCGCCGATCGCGCTGCCGCCGTTCACCTGGGTTCCGGGCATCATCTGGTTCATCCTGAAGGTCTGCCTCGTCTTCTTCATGTTCGCCATGGTGAAGGCTTTCGTGCCGCGCTATCGCTATGACCAGCTCATGCGTCTCGGCTGGAAGGTGTTCCTGCCGATCTCGCTCGCGATGGTCGTGATCGTGGCGGCGGTGCTGCAGCTGACGGGATGGGTCCCGACGCCTTAA
- the nuoM gene encoding NADH-quinone oxidoreductase subunit M yields MFGFGILSGLLILPLVGAAFIAVLRGEEEAVASNARWGALLTTIITFLLALVAWSQFDASNPAFQLVETHRWLSDATAFKLGVDGFSMPFIVLTAFLMPFCILASWHSVHHRVKEYFIAFLVLETTMIAVFAAADLVLFYLFFEAGLIPMFLIIGIWGHDRRIYASFKFFLYTLLGSVLMLLAVLAMYWDAGTTDIATLLTHRFAPSMQTWLWLAFFSSLAVKMPMWPVHTWLPDAHVEAPTAGSVILAGILLKMGGYGFIRFSLPMFPDASAYFAPLVFALSVIAIVYTSLVAMMQENIKKLIAYSSVAHMGFVTMGLFSMTEQGIQGAMYQMVSHGLVSGALFLAVGVVYDRMHTLRIDAYGGLVERMPRYALVFMILTMANVGLPGTSGFVGEFLTLMGAFRANPYVAFIAATGVILSAAYALWLYRRVVFGKLEKPNLRTITDLDTREVIIFVPLILLIIWYGVQPHGILEAFAASTDNLLRSTEAALAGVKTAAFLSH; encoded by the coding sequence ATGTTCGGCTTCGGCATTCTCTCTGGCCTTCTGATCCTGCCGCTTGTCGGCGCGGCCTTCATCGCGGTCCTGCGCGGCGAGGAGGAAGCGGTCGCCTCCAACGCCCGCTGGGGCGCGCTGCTGACGACGATCATCACATTCCTCCTGGCTCTCGTTGCCTGGAGCCAATTCGACGCGTCGAACCCTGCCTTCCAGCTCGTCGAGACCCATCGCTGGCTGTCCGACGCCACCGCCTTCAAGCTCGGCGTCGACGGCTTCTCGATGCCGTTCATCGTCTTGACGGCGTTCCTGATGCCATTCTGCATCCTGGCTTCGTGGCATTCGGTTCATCACCGGGTGAAGGAATATTTCATCGCCTTCCTGGTGCTTGAGACGACGATGATCGCCGTCTTCGCGGCCGCCGACCTGGTGCTGTTCTACCTCTTCTTCGAGGCCGGCCTGATCCCGATGTTCCTGATCATCGGCATCTGGGGTCATGACCGTCGCATCTACGCCAGCTTCAAGTTCTTCCTCTACACGCTGCTCGGCTCGGTGCTCATGCTGCTCGCCGTGCTGGCGATGTACTGGGATGCCGGCACGACCGACATCGCGACACTGCTGACACACAGATTCGCGCCGTCTATGCAGACCTGGCTGTGGCTCGCCTTCTTCTCCTCGCTTGCGGTGAAGATGCCGATGTGGCCGGTGCATACCTGGCTGCCCGACGCCCACGTGGAAGCGCCGACGGCGGGCTCGGTGATCCTGGCGGGCATTCTCCTGAAGATGGGCGGGTACGGCTTCATCCGCTTCTCGCTGCCGATGTTCCCGGATGCCTCGGCCTATTTCGCGCCGCTCGTCTTCGCGCTGTCGGTCATTGCCATCGTCTACACCTCGCTGGTGGCGATGATGCAGGAGAACATCAAGAAGCTGATCGCCTATTCCTCCGTGGCCCATATGGGCTTTGTCACCATGGGCCTGTTCAGCATGACGGAACAGGGCATCCAGGGCGCCATGTACCAGATGGTCAGCCATGGGCTCGTCTCGGGGGCGCTCTTCCTCGCGGTCGGCGTGGTCTACGACCGGATGCACACACTGCGCATCGATGCCTACGGCGGATTGGTGGAGCGCATGCCGCGCTACGCGCTCGTCTTCATGATCCTCACGATGGCGAATGTCGGCCTGCCGGGCACCTCTGGCTTCGTCGGCGAGTTCCTGACATTGATGGGGGCTTTCCGGGCCAACCCCTATGTGGCCTTCATCGCGGCGACCGGCGTGATCTTGTCGGCGGCCTATGCGCTGTGGCTCTATCGCCGGGTCGTGTTCGGCAAGCTGGAGAAGCCGAACCTGAGGACGATCACGGATCTCGATACCCGTGAAGTCATCATATTCGTTCCGCTCATTCTTCTGATCATCTGGTATGGCGTGCAGCCGCACGGCATCCTGGAGGCCTTCGCCGCGTCCACGGACAACCTCTTGCGCAGCACCGAGGCTGCGCTCGCCGGCGTCAAGACCGCCGCCTTCCTTTCGCATTAA
- the nqo gene encoding NADH-quinone oxidoreductase chain 3, with the protein MAKIIVDGKEIEVPAEYTLLQACEEAGAEIPRFCYHERLSIAGNCRMCLVEVKGGPPKPVASCAMGVRDLRPGPNGEPPVVFTRSPMVKRAREGVMEFLLINHPLDCPICDQGGECDLQDQAMAYGVDTSRYAENKRAVEDKYIGALVKTSMNRCIHCTRCIRFTTEVAGVPDLGAIGRGEDMEITTYLEHAMRSELQGNVIDLCPVGALTSKPYAFQARPWELTKTESIDVMDGLGSAIRVDARGREVMRILPRINDDVNEEWISDKTRFIWDGLRRQRLDRPYLRENGKLRPASWNEAFAAIAEKVKATKPERIGAIVGDLASVEDSFALKLLVEKLGSANIDGRGDGTVLDSKLGRASYLFNATIAGIDDADAILIVGSNPRIEGAVLNARIRKRWRSGPVSIGLIGEAVDLTYPYDYLGAGPATLADLVKGDHSFAKILAEAERPLIILGQGALTREDGAAVHALTAKLVLAVGAVKDGWNGFSVLHTAASRVGSLELGLVPGEGGLDARAMAGAGALDVLFLLGADEAEVAPGAFVVYQGTHGDNGAHRADVILPGAAYTEKSGTYLNTEGRVQLANRAAFPPGDAREDWAILRALSDVLGQRLPFDSLSQLRQTLYAAYPEFAGIDSVLVGDPADLAALAAVGGATSDGAFVSAVTDFYLTNPIARASTVMAECSALALGVVRQAAE; encoded by the coding sequence ATGGCGAAGATCATCGTCGACGGCAAGGAGATCGAAGTCCCGGCGGAGTACACGCTCCTCCAGGCCTGCGAGGAAGCAGGCGCCGAGATTCCGCGCTTCTGCTATCACGAGCGTCTGTCGATTGCCGGCAATTGCCGCATGTGCCTTGTCGAGGTGAAGGGGGGCCCGCCGAAGCCGGTGGCCTCCTGCGCCATGGGCGTGCGGGACCTCAGGCCAGGCCCGAATGGCGAGCCGCCTGTGGTGTTCACGCGCTCGCCGATGGTGAAGCGGGCGCGGGAAGGGGTGATGGAGTTCCTCCTTATCAACCATCCGCTCGACTGCCCGATCTGCGACCAGGGCGGCGAATGCGACCTGCAGGACCAGGCGATGGCCTACGGCGTCGACACGAGTCGCTATGCCGAGAACAAGCGCGCCGTCGAGGACAAGTACATCGGCGCCCTCGTCAAGACCTCCATGAACCGCTGCATCCACTGCACGCGCTGCATCCGTTTCACCACGGAAGTCGCGGGCGTGCCGGATCTCGGGGCCATCGGCCGTGGCGAGGACATGGAGATCACCACCTATCTCGAACATGCCATGCGCTCCGAGCTGCAGGGCAATGTCATCGACCTCTGCCCGGTCGGCGCGCTGACCTCGAAGCCCTATGCCTTCCAGGCGCGTCCGTGGGAGCTCACGAAGACCGAGTCCATCGACGTCATGGACGGGCTCGGCTCCGCGATCCGCGTCGATGCCCGTGGCCGCGAGGTCATGCGGATCCTGCCGCGCATCAATGATGACGTGAACGAGGAGTGGATCTCCGACAAGACGCGCTTCATCTGGGACGGCCTGCGCCGCCAGCGTCTCGACCGGCCCTATCTCCGCGAGAACGGCAAGCTGCGTCCGGCATCGTGGAACGAAGCTTTCGCGGCCATCGCGGAGAAGGTCAAGGCGACCAAGCCGGAGCGGATCGGCGCCATCGTCGGCGATCTGGCCTCCGTCGAGGACAGCTTCGCCTTGAAGCTCCTCGTGGAGAAGCTCGGCTCCGCCAATATCGACGGACGTGGTGACGGCACGGTGCTTGATTCCAAGCTCGGGCGCGCCAGCTACCTCTTCAACGCGACCATCGCCGGCATCGACGATGCCGATGCCATCCTGATCGTCGGCTCCAACCCGCGCATCGAAGGAGCCGTGCTGAACGCCCGCATCCGCAAGCGTTGGCGCAGCGGCCCGGTCTCCATCGGGCTGATCGGCGAAGCTGTCGACCTGACCTATCCTTATGACTATCTGGGCGCCGGTCCCGCGACCCTGGCCGACCTGGTGAAGGGCGACCACAGCTTCGCGAAGATACTCGCCGAGGCCGAGCGGCCGCTGATCATCCTGGGGCAGGGCGCCCTGACGCGCGAGGACGGCGCGGCGGTCCATGCGCTCACCGCCAAGCTCGTCCTCGCGGTCGGCGCCGTGAAGGACGGCTGGAACGGCTTTTCGGTGCTGCATACGGCCGCGTCGCGTGTCGGTTCGCTCGAACTTGGCCTCGTACCGGGTGAGGGCGGCCTTGATGCCCGTGCGATGGCGGGAGCCGGTGCGCTGGACGTGCTGTTCCTTCTCGGGGCTGACGAGGCCGAAGTCGCTCCGGGCGCCTTCGTCGTCTACCAGGGCACGCATGGCGATAATGGCGCCCACCGCGCCGATGTCATCCTGCCGGGCGCCGCCTATACGGAGAAATCCGGTACCTACCTCAATACCGAGGGACGGGTGCAGCTCGCCAACCGGGCGGCTTTCCCGCCCGGCGACGCGCGCGAAGACTGGGCGATCCTGCGGGCGCTGTCAGACGTGCTGGGCCAGCGCCTGCCGTTCGACAGCCTGAGCCAGCTCCGCCAGACGCTTTATGCCGCTTATCCGGAATTCGCTGGTATCGACAGCGTTCTCGTCGGTGATCCGGCCGATCTCGCGGCCCTGGCCGCCGTTGGCGGAGCGACCAGCGATGGGGCATTCGTCTCCGCGGTAACGGACTTCTATCTGACCAACCCGATCGCCCGTGCGTCGACGGTGATGGCCGAATGCTCGGCCCTTGCTCTCGGTGTCGTGCGGCAGGCCGCCGAGTAA
- the nuoI gene encoding NADH-quinone oxidoreductase subunit I yields the protein MGLDQAARSLFLKEFVSAFFLSMRYFFKPKATLNYPFEKGELSPRFRGEHALRRYPNGEERCIACKLCEAICPAQAITIEAGPRRNDGTRRTTRYDIDMVKCIYCGFCQEACPVDAIVEGPNFEFAVETREELYYDKERLLDNGARWERDIARNIASDAPYR from the coding sequence ATGGGGCTCGATCAGGCCGCAAGGTCGCTGTTCTTGAAGGAGTTCGTATCGGCGTTCTTCCTGTCGATGCGCTATTTCTTCAAGCCCAAGGCTACCTTGAACTATCCCTTCGAGAAGGGAGAGCTCTCGCCGCGCTTTCGTGGCGAGCACGCATTGCGTCGCTACCCCAATGGCGAGGAGCGCTGCATCGCGTGCAAGCTCTGCGAGGCGATCTGCCCGGCGCAGGCCATCACCATCGAGGCCGGCCCGCGCCGCAACGACGGCACCCGCCGCACGACGCGTTATGACATCGACATGGTGAAGTGCATCTACTGCGGCTTCTGCCAGGAAGCCTGCCCGGTGGACGCCATTGTCGAGGGGCCGAATTTCGAATTCGCCGTGGAGACCCGCGAGGAGCTCTACTACGACAAGGAGCGGCTCCTGGATAACGGGGCCCGTTGGGAGCGCGATATCGCGCGCAACATCGCCAGCGACGCTCCTTATCGCTGA
- the nuoK gene encoding NADH-quinone oxidoreductase subunit K, whose translation MTIGLVHYLTVAAVLFTLGVFGIFLNRKNVIVILMSVELILLAVNINFVAFSTHMGDIVGQIFALFILTVAAAEAAIGLAILVVYFRNRGTIAVEDINMMKG comes from the coding sequence ATGACCATAGGGCTTGTTCACTATCTCACGGTCGCGGCCGTCCTGTTCACCCTGGGGGTGTTCGGCATCTTCCTCAACCGCAAGAACGTCATCGTCATCCTGATGTCCGTGGAGCTCATCCTGCTCGCGGTGAACATCAACTTCGTGGCGTTCTCCACGCATATGGGCGACATCGTCGGGCAGATATTCGCACTGTTCATCCTGACGGTGGCCGCGGCGGAGGCGGCCATCGGCCTTGCCATTCTGGTCGTCTACTTCCGCAACCGCGGCACGATCGCGGTTGAAGACATCAACATGATGAAGGGCTGA
- a CDS encoding conserved hypothetical protein (Evidence 4 : Unknown function but conserved in other organisms) produces MGPDALKAVAVLSNTGLIGALIGFAVGGLNRWIILRMVERHVQAVDDVSPTEEEMVTFAARTRRFRRLLLAKSLIVFPIVGYALGEAID; encoded by the coding sequence ATGGGTCCCGACGCCTTAAAGGCGGTCGCGGTGTTGTCGAACACCGGTTTGATCGGCGCCCTCATCGGTTTCGCGGTGGGGGGGCTGAACCGGTGGATCATCCTCAGGATGGTCGAGCGCCATGTGCAGGCTGTCGACGACGTGTCGCCGACAGAGGAAGAAATGGTGACATTCGCGGCCAGGACCAGGCGGTTCCGGCGGCTTTTGCTCGCCAAGTCGCTGATTGTCTTTCCGATCGTCGGCTACGCCCTTGGCGAAGCCATCGATTGA
- the nqo gene encoding NADH-quinone oxidoreductase chain 12 — MYHAIVFLPLVGFLIAGIFGKKIGARASEVITTSLLAVACALSWVAFVRVGFYGEAAQVKIASWIVSGSFSVDWALRIDTLTAVMLIVVTTVSMLVHLYSIGYMSEDPARPRFFAYLSLFTFTMLMLVTADNLLQMFFGWEGVGLASYLLIGFWYEKPSANAAAMKAFIVNRVGDFGFLLGIFLLFVLFGTASFDSLFPRVGELADAKFHIFGHDYHALTVASLLLFMGAMGKSAQFLLHTWLPDAMEGPTPVSALIHAATMVTAGVFMVARMSPVFEYAPTALTVVTVIGGITAFFAATVGLVQNDIKRVIAYSTCSQLGYMFVALGVGAYSAGVFHLFTHAFFKALLFLGAGSVIHAMHHEQDMRNMGGLRRYIPFTAAMMTIGNLALTGFPFTAGYFSKDAIIEAAYASHNPAAGFAFIATVIAALMTSFYSWRLYFLTFEGKARWGEHAAHSHDDHAHAGASHAHADASHAHGQADHGHGHGHDLKPHESPLVMLIPLIVLAAGALLAGGLFKSYFIGENYDAFWKGALFTGANNHILHDMHEVPAWVVWSPFVMMMLGFVLALWFYIVNPRIPVSLAQSNPILYRFLLNKWYFDEIYDFLFVRPAKWLGTFLWKKGDGWLIDGFGPDGVSARVVDVTNRVVRLQTGYVYHYAFAMLIGVAAFVTWYLVGGAH; from the coding sequence ATGTACCACGCAATCGTCTTCCTGCCTCTGGTGGGTTTTCTGATCGCCGGCATCTTCGGCAAGAAGATCGGCGCGCGCGCCAGCGAGGTCATCACGACGTCGCTGCTCGCGGTCGCCTGCGCGCTGTCCTGGGTCGCCTTCGTCCGCGTCGGCTTCTACGGCGAAGCCGCACAGGTGAAGATCGCGAGCTGGATCGTCTCCGGCAGCTTCAGTGTCGACTGGGCCCTCCGCATCGACACACTGACGGCCGTGATGCTGATCGTCGTGACAACGGTCTCGATGCTCGTGCACCTCTACTCGATCGGCTACATGAGTGAGGATCCGGCCCGGCCGCGCTTCTTCGCCTATCTCTCGTTGTTCACCTTCACCATGCTGATGCTGGTGACGGCCGACAATCTGCTGCAGATGTTCTTCGGCTGGGAAGGCGTCGGTCTCGCGAGCTACCTGCTGATCGGCTTCTGGTATGAGAAGCCTTCCGCGAACGCCGCCGCGATGAAGGCCTTCATCGTCAACCGCGTCGGCGACTTCGGCTTCCTTCTCGGCATTTTCCTGCTGTTCGTGCTGTTCGGCACGGCCTCCTTCGACAGCCTGTTCCCGCGCGTCGGCGAACTGGCGGACGCGAAATTCCATATCTTCGGCCATGATTATCATGCGCTGACTGTGGCATCGCTCCTCCTGTTCATGGGTGCGATGGGCAAGTCCGCGCAGTTTCTTCTGCACACCTGGCTGCCTGACGCCATGGAGGGCCCGACCCCGGTGTCGGCGCTCATTCATGCCGCCACCATGGTGACGGCGGGCGTGTTCATGGTGGCGCGCATGTCGCCGGTCTTCGAATATGCGCCGACTGCGCTCACCGTCGTCACGGTGATTGGCGGCATCACGGCCTTCTTCGCGGCGACCGTCGGCCTTGTGCAGAATGACATCAAGCGCGTGATCGCATATTCGACCTGCTCGCAGCTCGGCTACATGTTCGTTGCGCTCGGCGTCGGGGCCTATTCGGCCGGTGTGTTCCACCTCTTCACCCACGCCTTCTTCAAGGCATTGCTGTTCCTGGGCGCCGGCTCGGTTATCCACGCGATGCACCACGAGCAGGACATGCGCAACATGGGCGGCCTGCGGCGCTACATCCCGTTCACCGCGGCGATGATGACAATCGGCAATCTCGCGTTGACGGGGTTCCCCTTCACGGCGGGCTATTTCTCGAAGGACGCGATCATCGAGGCGGCTTATGCCTCGCATAATCCGGCCGCCGGCTTTGCCTTCATCGCCACCGTGATCGCGGCGCTGATGACGTCGTTCTACTCCTGGCGCCTCTATTTCCTGACCTTCGAGGGCAAGGCGCGTTGGGGTGAGCATGCCGCGCACAGCCATGACGACCATGCCCATGCCGGCGCCAGCCATGCACATGCTGATGCGAGCCACGCCCATGGCCAAGCAGATCACGGCCATGGTCACGGCCACGACCTGAAGCCGCATGAAAGCCCGCTCGTTATGCTGATCCCGCTGATCGTTCTGGCGGCCGGTGCCCTGTTGGCGGGTGGTCTGTTCAAGTCCTACTTCATCGGCGAGAACTACGACGCCTTCTGGAAGGGCGCGCTCTTCACCGGCGCCAACAACCACATCCTGCATGACATGCACGAAGTCCCGGCCTGGGTTGTGTGGTCGCCCTTCGTGATGATGATGCTCGGCTTCGTGCTGGCGCTGTGGTTCTACATCGTCAACCCGCGCATCCCGGTCAGCCTCGCACAGTCCAACCCGATCCTGTACCGCTTCCTGCTCAACAAGTGGTACTTCGACGAGATCTACGACTTCCTCTTCGTGCGCCCTGCCAAGTGGCTCGGCACCTTCCTCTGGAAGAAGGGCGACGGCTGGCTGATCGATGGCTTCGGGCCTGACGGCGTGTCGGCGCGGGTCGTTGATGTCACCAATCGGGTCGTGCGGTTGCAGACCGGTTATGTCTATCACTACGCCTTTGCCATGCTCATCGGGGTGGCCGCTTTCGTGACGTGGTATCTGGTCGGGGGAGCGCATTGA
- the nuoN gene encoding NADH-quinone oxidoreductase subunit N has translation MAPLFPAFSVVLPEFILAAGALALVLIGAIRGERSNGLVSALAVALIAAAGIAVALQGGERVEAFGGSFVVDNFARFMKMLALIGSAAALLLARDFFQRVKLDRFEYPILVVLATLGMMMMISANDLIALYLGLELQSLAIYVIAAFDRDNARSSEAGLKYFVLGALSSGMLLYGSSLVYGFTGTVSFPGIAAAVAGGHAGTGLIFGLVFIAAGLAFKVSAVPFHMWTPDVYEGAPSPVTAFMASAPKAAAMALMVRVFIGAFPDIIGQWRQIIVFVAIASMVLGAFAAIGQRNIKRLMAYSSISHMGYALVGLAAGTANGVQGVLVYLALYLAMTLGTFACIIAMRRESGQVETIDDLAGLSNSQPVLAFLFAMLLFSLAGIPPLAGFFAKLYVFGAAIEAKLYGLAVIGVLASVVGAFYYLRIIKLMYFDEPKAGAYQPMAPEVRFVLGVSSVVVILFWLAPASIVAAASAAAKSLF, from the coding sequence ATGGCACCGCTCTTCCCAGCCTTCAGTGTGGTCCTGCCGGAATTCATTCTGGCGGCGGGCGCGCTCGCGCTCGTCCTGATCGGCGCCATCCGCGGCGAGCGCTCCAATGGGCTCGTTTCGGCCCTCGCGGTGGCCTTGATTGCCGCCGCGGGCATCGCGGTGGCCCTGCAGGGCGGCGAGCGCGTGGAGGCCTTCGGTGGTTCCTTCGTCGTCGATAATTTCGCGCGCTTCATGAAGATGCTGGCGCTGATTGGTTCGGCCGCGGCGCTGCTCCTGGCGCGTGATTTCTTCCAGCGCGTCAAGCTCGACCGTTTCGAGTACCCGATCCTCGTGGTCCTCGCGACGCTCGGCATGATGATGATGATCTCGGCGAACGACCTCATCGCGCTCTATCTCGGCCTCGAGCTGCAGAGCCTTGCGATCTACGTCATCGCCGCCTTCGACCGGGACAACGCGCGCTCGTCGGAAGCGGGCCTCAAGTACTTCGTGCTTGGCGCACTCTCGTCGGGCATGCTGCTGTACGGCTCGTCGCTCGTCTATGGCTTCACGGGTACGGTTTCCTTCCCCGGCATCGCTGCGGCGGTCGCGGGTGGCCATGCCGGCACGGGTCTCATCTTCGGTCTCGTCTTCATCGCCGCCGGCCTTGCCTTCAAGGTCTCCGCGGTGCCGTTCCATATGTGGACACCCGACGTCTATGAGGGTGCGCCGTCGCCGGTCACGGCCTTCATGGCCAGCGCACCGAAGGCGGCCGCCATGGCGCTCATGGTGCGGGTGTTTATCGGTGCCTTCCCGGACATCATCGGCCAGTGGCGCCAGATCATCGTCTTCGTGGCGATCGCCTCGATGGTGCTTGGCGCCTTCGCCGCTATCGGCCAGCGCAATATCAAGCGGCTGATGGCCTATTCGTCGATCAGCCATATGGGCTACGCGCTGGTCGGCCTGGCCGCGGGCACCGCGAACGGCGTCCAGGGCGTCCTCGTCTATCTCGCGCTTTATCTCGCCATGACGCTCGGCACCTTTGCCTGCATCATCGCCATGCGGCGCGAGAGCGGGCAGGTCGAGACCATCGATGACCTTGCCGGCCTGTCGAACAGCCAGCCGGTACTCGCCTTCCTGTTCGCCATGCTGCTCTTCTCGCTGGCCGGCATCCCGCCGCTCGCGGGCTTCTTCGCCAAGCTCTATGTGTTCGGCGCCGCTATCGAGGCCAAGCTCTATGGCCTTGCCGTCATCGGCGTGCTGGCGAGTGTGGTGGGCGCCTTCTACTACCTGCGCATCATCAAGCTGATGTATTTCGATGAGCCGAAGGCCGGCGCCTACCAGCCGATGGCGCCGGAAGTGCGCTTCGTGCTCGGGGTTTCGAGTGTCGTGGTCATCCTGTTCTGGCTCGCGCCGGCGTCGATCGTGGCCGCCGCTTCCGCTGCAGCGAAGTCGCTTTTCTGA